A single window of Actinomycetota bacterium DNA harbors:
- a CDS encoding MFS transporter, whose amino-acid sequence MRWKALIVIAISQLMVVLDASIVNIALPSMQADLGITDANRQWVITAYTLAFGGLLLLGGRIADYAGRKRMLIVGLIGFAIASALGGVAQNQGMLIFARGLQGAMAAILAPAALSLITVTFTDSKERAKAFGVYGALSGAGAAIGLIMGGILVEYTSWHWTLLVNVPISIAAVFLALAYVHESRATGNTTYDIPGAITGTAGMVSLVYGITKATSDGWTGTTTLTFIGVGLVILAIFIAIEARTTHPLLPLSILLNRNRGGAYLASFFVGIGLFAMFLFLSYFFQGVLGYSALKSGLLFLPFSIGIVISAGIASQLLPRFGPRWVTFIGFLMAVFGMFLFTQMQPTATYWPNILPGMIIMSLGMGLVFVPLSAVALFGVGNHDAGVASAVLNTSQQIGGSIGLAFLNTIAASATTAYVIANNVAPGDANALVHGFDTAFWWSVGILGFAGLIWVFLVNMSKEDMTEHDADAATVM is encoded by the coding sequence ATGCGCTGGAAGGCGCTGATCGTCATCGCAATCTCCCAGTTGATGGTTGTGCTCGATGCGTCCATCGTCAACATCGCACTGCCGTCAATGCAGGCAGACCTCGGCATTACAGACGCGAACCGCCAGTGGGTTATCACGGCCTACACGCTCGCCTTTGGTGGCTTGCTGCTGCTCGGTGGTCGCATTGCTGACTACGCCGGTCGCAAGAGGATGCTCATCGTCGGTCTCATCGGTTTCGCAATTGCATCAGCGCTTGGTGGCGTCGCTCAGAACCAGGGCATGTTGATCTTTGCTCGCGGCCTTCAAGGGGCAATGGCGGCAATTCTTGCGCCCGCGGCGCTTTCGTTGATCACCGTTACCTTCACCGACAGCAAGGAACGCGCCAAGGCTTTCGGCGTCTACGGCGCGCTGTCTGGTGCGGGCGCGGCGATCGGTCTGATCATGGGCGGCATCCTGGTTGAATACACCTCCTGGCACTGGACTCTTCTTGTCAACGTACCTATCTCCATTGCCGCTGTCTTTCTCGCTCTTGCCTACGTGCATGAGTCGCGCGCAACCGGTAACACCACCTACGACATCCCGGGCGCGATCACTGGCACTGCGGGCATGGTGTCCTTGGTCTACGGCATTACCAAAGCCACTTCGGATGGCTGGACAGGTACGACCACTCTCACCTTCATTGGTGTCGGACTGGTGATTCTGGCGATCTTCATTGCAATCGAAGCCAGGACCACCCACCCGCTGCTGCCGCTTTCGATTCTGCTGAACCGCAACCGCGGTGGCGCCTACCTGGCTTCCTTCTTCGTCGGCATCGGGCTGTTCGCGATGTTCTTGTTTCTGTCCTACTTCTTCCAAGGAGTGCTCGGCTACTCTGCTCTCAAGAGCGGTCTGCTCTTCTTGCCGTTCTCCATTGGCATCGTGATCAGCGCTGGCATTGCCAGTCAGCTGCTTCCGAGGTTCGGCCCGCGCTGGGTCACCTTTATAGGTTTCCTCATGGCAGTCTTTGGCATGTTCTTGTTCACGCAGATGCAGCCGACAGCGACTTACTGGCCAAACATTCTGCCGGGCATGATCATCATGAGCCTGGGCATGGGACTGGTCTTCGTGCCACTGTCAGCTGTGGCGCTGTTTGGCGTTGGCAACCATGACGCCGGTGTCGCCTCTGCCGTGCTCAACACGAGCCAGCAGATCGGTGGCTCCATCGGTCTGGCTTTCCTCAACACCATTGCGGCCTCTGCGACAACGGCGTATGTCATCGCTAACAATGTTGCTCCGGGGGATGCCAATGCACTTGTGCACGGCTTCGACACGGCGTTCTGGTGGAGCGTTGGCATCCTGGGATTCGCAGGTCTGATCTGGGTCTTCTTGGTCAATATGTCGAAGGAGGACATGACCGAGCACGACGCCGACGCTGCAACGGTGATGTAG
- a CDS encoding alpha/beta hydrolase produces the protein MSLHKSRVAITVALALALLAGCSNPTATEPIPAPSSTSAIPANLKQYYGQEAKWVDCGGAQCTNVKVPLNYADPAGETFSLAVTKVPATGQSLGSLFVNPGGPGGSGFDYAKSASLSLSDAVTKHYDIVGVDPRGVSKSDPIYCLTDQQRDEVAAVDFSAQTPQDMAVLIATGKLPAQSCKTYANPEFTFMDTKNVARDFDVVREVVGDESFNYLGKSYGTAIGTDYAALFPQRVGRMVLDGVLPLDLGLEEITRGQAAGFEDAFMNFAEDCASKDDCPYKGDGKQVAQELRDFLTSLDAKPLPVGDRMLNESLASSAVLSFLYFPSRDYPRLRSALNSAVKENNGAPLLSLLDERSGRQVDGRYVDNSAEAFYAVTCLDRQYQATAEHVSDLAKQWEQLSPTFGAGMAWGLFPCANWPAKGTGPAKNVNIQGTAPILIVSTTNDPATPAMWGTELSKQIAGSGQLMWDAYNHTAYEQGSLCIDEAVDAYLLQGTMPSANAVCGG, from the coding sequence GTGTCGCTTCATAAGTCACGAGTCGCGATTACAGTTGCGCTCGCACTGGCCCTGCTCGCAGGCTGCAGCAACCCCACCGCAACGGAGCCGATCCCAGCGCCATCAAGCACGAGTGCAATACCCGCTAATCTGAAGCAGTACTACGGCCAAGAAGCAAAGTGGGTCGATTGTGGTGGGGCTCAATGCACCAACGTGAAGGTGCCGCTCAATTACGCCGATCCAGCAGGTGAGACGTTCTCGCTGGCCGTCACCAAGGTCCCAGCTACGGGTCAATCACTCGGATCGCTCTTCGTGAATCCGGGTGGCCCAGGCGGCAGCGGCTTCGACTATGCAAAATCGGCGAGTTTGAGTTTGTCCGACGCAGTCACTAAGCACTACGACATTGTCGGTGTTGATCCACGTGGGGTATCCAAGAGTGACCCGATCTACTGCCTCACCGACCAGCAGCGCGATGAGGTAGCCGCAGTGGATTTCTCAGCGCAGACCCCACAAGACATGGCAGTGCTGATTGCCACCGGCAAGCTTCCGGCTCAGAGCTGCAAGACCTATGCGAACCCTGAATTCACGTTCATGGACACCAAGAACGTTGCGCGGGATTTCGACGTTGTTCGTGAAGTCGTTGGAGACGAGAGTTTCAACTATCTCGGCAAGTCCTACGGCACCGCAATTGGCACCGACTATGCCGCACTCTTCCCGCAGCGAGTTGGTCGAATGGTGCTCGACGGAGTGCTGCCGCTCGACCTCGGGCTCGAAGAGATCACTAGAGGTCAGGCCGCGGGCTTCGAGGATGCCTTCATGAACTTCGCGGAGGATTGCGCCAGCAAAGACGACTGCCCATATAAGGGTGATGGCAAGCAGGTCGCCCAAGAACTGCGCGACTTCCTGACGAGTCTTGATGCCAAGCCCTTGCCCGTTGGCGATCGTATGCTCAACGAGTCCTTGGCCAGCAGTGCAGTGCTCTCGTTTCTCTACTTCCCATCGCGCGACTATCCGCGACTGCGCTCGGCCTTGAACTCTGCAGTCAAGGAGAACAACGGAGCTCCGTTGTTGTCGCTGCTTGATGAGCGCAGTGGACGTCAGGTTGATGGTCGATACGTCGACAACTCTGCAGAGGCGTTCTATGCGGTTACATGCCTTGACCGTCAGTATCAAGCAACGGCTGAACATGTAAGTGATCTCGCCAAGCAATGGGAGCAGTTGTCACCGACATTCGGTGCCGGAATGGCCTGGGGATTATTTCCTTGTGCGAATTGGCCAGCCAAGGGAACAGGGCCAGCCAAGAACGTGAACATTCAGGGAACAGCCCCGATCCTGATTGTCAGCACCACGAACGATCCAGCGACACCGGCAATGTGGGGAACAGAACTGTCGAAACAAATCGCGGGCTCGGGCCAGCTGATGTGGGATGCCTACAACCACACCGCATATGAACAGGGCTCCTTATGCATCGATGAAGCTGTTGATGCGTATCTACTTCAAGGGACTATGCCCTCGGCGAACGCGGTCTGCGGCGGCTAA
- a CDS encoding DNA polymerase III subunit delta', whose translation MSAPIWLVLIGQEEVVTKLERAVHDAELMTRGESGPAMTHAWLFTGPPGSGRSNAATSFAAALVCIEGGCGECQACRNASTGGHPDVDIVRPQGLSYGVDEARDLIKQAAMSPTMSQWHVVVVEDADRLTDQAVNVLLKAIEEPPPHTVWILCAPSAEDVLPTILSRTRQVVLRTPPTKVVMEALIDRYGVDAAVASFAARASQGHIGRARALATDEHTRLRRHEVLRIPMQLHDLPACFTHAANLLEAANLDAKSITDPLDEHEQSQLRKAFGADSDMRLKGQLKRSLDSSMKQLEAQQKRRRTRTIRDQVDRALVDLLGLYRDVLLIQTSADIALINEEMRPALSQLASQTEQQDTGRRLLAVNYTRKQIDANVTPLIALEALMVELKDPWLRVAS comes from the coding sequence ATGAGTGCACCCATCTGGCTAGTGCTGATTGGTCAGGAAGAGGTCGTGACCAAACTTGAACGAGCCGTGCACGACGCGGAGTTGATGACTCGGGGTGAATCAGGGCCCGCGATGACTCACGCTTGGTTGTTCACTGGTCCACCCGGTTCTGGTCGCTCGAACGCGGCAACGAGCTTTGCTGCTGCGCTGGTTTGTATCGAGGGCGGCTGCGGTGAATGCCAGGCGTGCCGCAATGCGTCAACAGGGGGTCATCCCGATGTCGACATCGTGCGCCCTCAAGGTCTGAGCTACGGAGTCGACGAGGCCCGCGATCTGATCAAGCAGGCTGCGATGTCACCGACGATGAGCCAATGGCATGTGGTTGTGGTTGAGGATGCTGACCGGCTGACGGATCAGGCCGTCAACGTCTTGCTCAAGGCAATCGAGGAACCACCGCCGCACACGGTCTGGATTCTGTGTGCACCGAGTGCTGAAGACGTACTGCCGACGATCCTTTCGCGCACCCGTCAGGTGGTGCTGAGAACCCCGCCGACCAAGGTCGTGATGGAAGCGCTGATCGATCGCTATGGCGTGGATGCAGCGGTCGCTTCGTTCGCAGCGCGCGCATCCCAAGGCCACATCGGCCGCGCGAGAGCATTAGCCACAGACGAGCACACCAGATTGCGCCGACACGAAGTGCTGCGCATTCCGATGCAGCTGCACGATCTTCCGGCCTGCTTCACCCACGCAGCGAATCTGCTGGAAGCCGCGAACCTCGATGCCAAGTCGATCACTGACCCGCTCGATGAGCATGAGCAGTCGCAATTGCGCAAGGCGTTCGGTGCAGATTCGGATATGCGACTCAAGGGCCAACTCAAGAGATCACTCGACAGTTCGATGAAGCAACTAGAGGCCCAGCAGAAGCGCCGCCGCACGCGCACGATCCGTGATCAGGTTGATCGCGCTCTCGTTGATCTGCTTGGCCTCTACCGAGACGTATTGCTGATTCAGACTAGTGCTGACATCGCATTGATCAATGAAGAAATGCGGCCGGCTCTTTCGCAACTCGCCTCTCAAACTGAACAGCAGGACACCGGACGTCGATTGCTCGCTGTGAACTACACGCGCAAGCAGATCGATGCCAACGTCACCCCACTCATTGCCCTTGAAGCGCTGATGGTTGAGCTGAAGGATCCTTGGCTTCGTGTCGCTTCATAA
- the tmk gene encoding dTMP kinase, which yields MFIVLEGPDGSGKSTQTRLLVEHLRSRGREVVQTREPGGTPAAEAIRALVLNPEFAGLDDRTEALLFAAARAEHAAQVIRPALQRGEIVVCDRYIDSSVAYQGVGRSLGIDRIRELSSWATTDLLPDLTLVLDLDAAEGMARVGERDRLELEPQEYHDRVRRAFVELAIHDPERYRVVSAVGSIQEVAQRIRLAVDEFIAGVPA from the coding sequence ATGTTCATCGTTCTGGAAGGGCCCGATGGTTCCGGAAAATCCACCCAGACGCGATTGCTTGTTGAGCACCTGAGAAGTCGCGGCCGTGAAGTGGTGCAAACTCGCGAGCCAGGTGGCACCCCAGCAGCCGAGGCAATTCGTGCGCTCGTGCTGAACCCGGAGTTCGCCGGCCTTGATGACCGCACCGAAGCCTTGTTGTTCGCCGCAGCCAGAGCCGAGCATGCTGCTCAAGTGATTCGCCCAGCCCTGCAGCGCGGGGAGATCGTGGTCTGTGATCGCTACATCGATTCTTCAGTTGCGTATCAAGGCGTAGGTCGATCGCTCGGGATTGATCGCATCCGCGAACTCAGTTCGTGGGCCACCACTGACCTGCTGCCAGATCTGACACTTGTGCTCGACCTTGATGCAGCTGAAGGCATGGCTCGTGTTGGCGAACGCGATCGACTCGAACTCGAACCGCAGGAGTACCACGACCGAGTGCGTCGGGCCTTTGTTGAACTCGCGATTCACGATCCTGAGCGTTACCGCGTGGTCAGCGCTGTCGGCTCTATTCAAGAAGTGGCTCAACGCATTCGGCTGGCTGTCGATGAGTTCATCGCTGGAGTGCCGGCATGA
- the topA gene encoding type I DNA topoisomerase has translation MAKDKTLVIVESPAKAKKIAGYLGEDYIVMASVGHIRDLASKASDLPEGERKHSWSKLAVNVDDGYRPYYIVHPSKAQTIRDLKAALKDAKELLLATDEDREGEAISWHLLEVLKPKVPVHRMVFNEITPEAIREAVANPRELDMQLVDAQETRRIVDRLYGYPVSEVLWKKIGRDAKSAGRVQSVAVRLVVDRERERIAFSSAGYWDIDAIFSPEDFKARLTSLDGTRVAIGKDFDQSGALKAQDKVTLLDEASAAALASGLKSVSFTVRSVEQKPSQRKPSAPFTTSTMQQEASNRLRWGGQRTMRIAQSLYENGYITYMRTDSVSLSSQALNAARVQVTELYGPEYVEATPRTFPNKSKNAQEAHEAIRPAGDAFQTPDQLRRELNADEFALYDLIWKRTIASQMVNARVATTTAKIVGTAIDGRIAEFTASGTVVVFPGFYAALKDVPEEGSENENELPALTEGQIVDARELNAIGHTTSPPARFTEAKLVQRLEELGIGRPSTYASIMTTIIDRGYVWKKGAALVPSFIAFAVVRLLEEHFAELVDYDFTANMENLLDLIARGEANRVEQLQAFWLGGDSLAGPFPGIKPLTEDLGAIDARGIATMPIRGTDAMIRVGRYGAYVERGEERANIPVDLAPDELTAEKAEQLLAEPTGDRELGIDPETGLNVMAKSGRYGPYVTEVLPEGSPKSAKPGTASLFKDMNLNEVTLDDALRLLSLPRVIGVDPESKEEITVQNGRYGPYLLRGTDSRSIGGEEEIFTITLDQAIALYAQPKQRRGRGQAAEPLRIIGADPTTNLNIVVREGRFGPYVTDGETNASLRTADDPMTVTAERASDLLSERRAKEALEGKPVKRTAKRAAKKAPAKKTAAKKAAARKPIDRNLTTRTVKKAASKRAAAKKTVAKKVAV, from the coding sequence GTGGCCAAGGACAAGACGCTAGTGATCGTTGAATCACCAGCGAAAGCCAAGAAGATTGCTGGATATCTTGGTGAGGACTACATCGTGATGGCCTCTGTTGGGCATATTCGCGATCTGGCGTCGAAGGCCTCAGACCTTCCCGAGGGTGAGCGCAAGCACTCCTGGTCCAAGCTCGCCGTCAATGTTGATGATGGCTATCGCCCCTATTACATCGTTCATCCGTCCAAGGCTCAGACCATTCGCGACCTCAAGGCCGCGCTGAAAGACGCCAAGGAGTTGCTGCTTGCAACTGATGAGGACCGCGAGGGCGAGGCCATCAGTTGGCACTTGCTCGAGGTGCTCAAGCCCAAGGTTCCGGTCCATCGCATGGTGTTCAACGAGATCACGCCGGAGGCCATCCGCGAGGCAGTCGCCAATCCGCGCGAACTCGACATGCAGTTGGTTGATGCGCAAGAAACGCGACGCATCGTCGATCGTCTCTACGGCTATCCAGTCTCCGAAGTGCTCTGGAAAAAGATCGGCCGCGACGCCAAATCAGCAGGCCGTGTCCAATCAGTTGCTGTCCGTTTGGTGGTTGACCGCGAGCGTGAGCGCATCGCCTTCAGCTCTGCTGGCTACTGGGATATCGACGCCATCTTCTCCCCAGAAGATTTCAAAGCGCGCCTGACCAGCCTTGATGGCACCCGCGTTGCCATTGGCAAGGACTTTGATCAGTCCGGTGCATTGAAAGCACAGGACAAGGTAACTCTGCTCGATGAAGCAAGTGCGGCAGCGTTGGCAAGTGGCTTGAAGAGCGTGAGTTTCACAGTGCGCTCAGTTGAGCAGAAGCCTTCGCAGCGCAAGCCTTCTGCACCATTCACCACTTCCACGATGCAGCAGGAAGCATCCAACCGACTGCGTTGGGGCGGGCAGCGCACCATGCGCATTGCACAGAGCTTGTATGAGAACGGCTACATCACGTACATGCGTACGGACTCGGTCAGTCTGTCGAGTCAGGCACTGAATGCAGCCCGAGTTCAGGTCACCGAGTTGTACGGACCAGAGTACGTCGAAGCCACTCCACGCACCTTCCCGAATAAGTCGAAGAATGCTCAAGAGGCGCACGAAGCCATTCGTCCAGCCGGCGATGCCTTCCAGACTCCTGACCAATTGCGACGCGAGTTGAACGCTGATGAGTTCGCGCTATACGACCTGATCTGGAAGCGCACCATTGCCTCGCAGATGGTCAACGCACGCGTGGCGACCACCACGGCGAAGATCGTTGGCACGGCAATTGATGGCCGCATCGCTGAGTTCACGGCATCGGGCACCGTTGTCGTCTTCCCCGGCTTCTACGCCGCGCTGAAAGATGTTCCTGAAGAAGGCAGCGAGAACGAGAACGAACTGCCTGCGTTGACCGAAGGGCAGATTGTTGATGCTCGCGAGCTGAATGCCATTGGCCACACGACGAGCCCACCAGCGCGCTTCACTGAAGCCAAGCTTGTGCAGCGTCTCGAAGAACTCGGTATTGGCCGTCCTTCAACTTACGCATCGATCATGACCACGATCATTGATCGCGGTTATGTATGGAAGAAGGGCGCAGCCCTTGTGCCGAGTTTCATCGCCTTCGCAGTGGTGCGCCTGCTCGAAGAGCACTTCGCCGAACTCGTCGACTATGACTTCACTGCGAACATGGAGAACCTGCTCGACCTCATCGCCCGTGGCGAGGCCAATCGCGTTGAGCAATTGCAGGCCTTCTGGCTGGGCGGCGATTCACTGGCTGGTCCTTTCCCAGGCATCAAGCCGCTGACTGAAGATCTCGGTGCCATCGATGCCCGCGGCATCGCCACGATGCCGATCAGGGGTACCGACGCGATGATCCGCGTGGGCCGCTACGGCGCTTATGTCGAGCGCGGCGAAGAACGAGCCAATATCCCAGTTGATCTTGCTCCTGACGAACTGACTGCCGAAAAGGCTGAACAGTTGCTGGCTGAGCCAACGGGCGACCGTGAGCTCGGCATTGACCCAGAAACTGGCCTCAACGTGATGGCGAAGTCGGGTCGATATGGCCCCTATGTCACAGAGGTCCTGCCAGAGGGTTCGCCGAAGTCGGCAAAGCCGGGCACTGCCTCACTTTTCAAGGACATGAACCTCAATGAGGTCACCCTGGACGACGCACTTCGTTTGTTGAGCCTGCCGCGCGTTATCGGCGTCGATCCTGAATCCAAGGAAGAGATCACCGTGCAGAACGGCCGCTACGGCCCGTACCTGCTGCGCGGCACAGACTCGCGTTCAATCGGTGGCGAAGAAGAGATCTTCACGATCACCCTCGATCAAGCCATCGCCTTGTATGCGCAGCCCAAACAGCGCCGTGGCCGCGGTCAAGCAGCCGAGCCCCTTCGCATCATTGGTGCCGACCCCACCACCAACTTGAACATCGTCGTTCGTGAGGGCCGATTTGGGCCGTACGTCACCGACGGCGAAACCAATGCTTCGCTGCGCACTGCCGATGATCCGATGACGGTCACTGCCGAACGTGCATCTGACCTGCTCTCTGAGCGTCGGGCCAAGGAAGCCTTGGAAGGCAAGCCGGTCAAGCGCACGGCCAAGAGGGCCGCAAAGAAAGCGCCAGCGAAGAAGACTGCTGCCAAGAAGGCCGCTGCGCGCAAGCCGATTGACCGCAACCTCACTACCCGCACGGTGAAGAAGGCGGCATCCAAGCGGGCTGCTGCCAAGAAGACTGTTGCGAAAAAAGTAGCGGTCTAG
- a CDS encoding type II toxin-antitoxin system prevent-host-death family antitoxin, with amino-acid sequence MALTVGVFEAKTKLSELLDKVAAGEEVIITKRGVPVAYLSNIEDRRARTVAALAALREMRQHIKPGPESIKDLIEEGRRYP; translated from the coding sequence ATGGCACTCACCGTTGGCGTATTCGAAGCCAAGACCAAACTTTCCGAGCTTTTGGACAAAGTTGCGGCCGGCGAGGAGGTCATCATCACCAAACGCGGGGTGCCGGTGGCCTACCTGTCGAACATCGAAGATCGACGTGCGCGCACGGTGGCGGCGCTCGCAGCGCTTCGCGAAATGAGACAGCACATCAAGCCCGGACCCGAATCCATCAAGGACTTGATCGAAGAGGGGCGCCGCTACCCGTGA
- a CDS encoding type II toxin-antitoxin system VapC family toxin, whose protein sequence is MVLDASLALAYVMPDEDSSAASTLLVRIEEGPVLAPTIWIYEIASALRMGQVRSRLTSEMAESVLTTLAELHVEFENPNGHQLMRLSHQTGLTVYDASYIALCLKHQLPLASLDRRLVRAARDLGIVVLT, encoded by the coding sequence ATGGTCCTGGATGCCTCACTTGCTCTCGCCTACGTCATGCCTGACGAGGATTCCAGCGCAGCCAGCACATTGCTGGTGAGAATCGAAGAAGGGCCTGTTCTGGCACCGACCATCTGGATCTATGAAATCGCCTCCGCCCTTCGCATGGGGCAGGTTCGGAGTCGACTCACAAGCGAGATGGCCGAATCAGTCCTGACGACTCTGGCTGAACTGCACGTTGAATTCGAGAATCCAAATGGGCATCAGTTGATGAGGCTGTCGCACCAAACTGGACTCACCGTCTACGACGCCAGTTACATCGCGCTGTGCCTCAAGCATCAGTTACCGCTGGCCAGTTTGGACCGTCGACTTGTGCGGGCCGCACGCGATCTTGGCATCGTCGTCCTGACCTGA